In Flavobacterium endoglycinae, one DNA window encodes the following:
- the wecB gene encoding non-hydrolyzing UDP-N-acetylglucosamine 2-epimerase — protein MKITIIAGARPNFIKIAPIINAIQKKQNEGLNISFRLVHTGQHYDKNLSDTFFEELNIPQPDVNLEVKSGSQAEQTAAIMVAFEKELIQNPTDLVLVVGDVNSTMACSIVAKKSHTKVAHVEAGIRSGDLTMPEEINRMLTDSITDYFFTTSTSASENLLKLGSDPQNVHFVGNVMIDTLYQNINRISAPDFWNDHQLHEKNYIILTLHRPANVDEVSSLIELLHGIDLLVNDKKIIFPIHPRTQAILKESKTDFKNIIFVSPQGYLNFMYLIKNSFAVITDSGGISEETTVLGIPCFTMRDNTERPETETIGSNTIVGTALENLKTVFGSFLQNGARKSGIPDLWDGKASERIISILLDKK, from the coding sequence ATGAAAATTACCATAATTGCGGGCGCAAGACCTAATTTCATCAAAATAGCACCTATTATTAATGCTATTCAAAAGAAACAAAATGAAGGTTTGAATATCTCATTTCGTTTGGTCCATACGGGTCAGCATTATGATAAAAATTTAAGTGATACTTTTTTTGAAGAATTAAATATTCCGCAACCAGATGTGAATCTGGAAGTAAAAAGCGGTTCTCAAGCCGAACAAACCGCTGCAATTATGGTCGCTTTTGAAAAAGAACTAATTCAGAATCCAACTGATTTGGTTTTGGTTGTTGGCGATGTAAACTCAACAATGGCGTGTTCGATTGTTGCTAAAAAATCTCATACAAAAGTAGCTCACGTTGAAGCTGGAATCCGTTCTGGAGATTTAACAATGCCCGAAGAAATCAACAGAATGCTGACAGACAGTATTACTGATTACTTTTTTACAACCTCAACTTCGGCATCAGAAAATTTACTAAAGCTGGGTTCAGATCCTCAAAATGTTCACTTTGTGGGCAATGTCATGATTGACACTTTGTATCAAAATATAAACCGAATTTCGGCTCCTGATTTTTGGAATGACCATCAATTACACGAAAAAAATTATATCATTTTAACTCTGCATCGTCCTGCAAATGTTGATGAAGTTTCTTCATTGATCGAATTATTGCACGGAATCGATCTGCTGGTAAATGACAAAAAGATAATTTTCCCTATTCACCCGAGAACTCAGGCAATTTTAAAAGAGAGTAAAACAGATTTTAAAAATATCATTTTTGTTTCGCCTCAAGGTTATCTGAATTTCATGTATTTAATTAAAAATAGTTTTGCGGTTATTACAGACAGCGGTGGAATTTCTGAAGAAACGACAGTTCTTGGAATTCCATGTTTTACAATGCGTGATAATACGGAAAGACCTGAAACAGAAACTATTGGTTCTAATACTATTGTAGGAACTGCATTGGAAAATCTGAAAACGGTTTTTGGTTCGTTTTTACAAAATGGTGCCAGAAAAAGTGGTATTCCGGATTTATGGGATGGAAAAGCATCCGAAAGGATTATTTCAATTTTATTGGATAAAAAATAA
- a CDS encoding glycosyltransferase family 4 protein yields the protein MKDILIISNYYPPEKGAAANRIEQLALKLDQNGYSVSVISPLPNYPKGELFPEYKGKFSVTEKIENITLKRLWIYPSNSSNIFKRIVSTLSFSTTLFFYLLFAKTPQKVIVQSPPLLLSFTAVFALWIRRKKIILNVSDLWPTAAIELGVLKKNSISHKFLRFIERFIYKKANHIFGQSNEIINHIHSIFPEKKCFLYRNYPDHFIDNVLQEKHNSNEPIKLFYAGLLGVAQGVFELIQELDLKNLNLELHIFGDGAERTEILNYLNHNPNAKIIFHGMLERNVLHETLQNLDIALVPLKTRIYGSVPSKIFEYTALGFPVLYFGGGEGENIVEENNLGWVVPVEDFKGLNNALKQISEVGKEEIQNMKKNIFLHAKSHFSLDEQMKQLIENDAF from the coding sequence ATGAAAGATATTCTTATTATATCCAATTATTATCCGCCGGAAAAAGGTGCAGCCGCCAACAGGATTGAGCAATTGGCTTTAAAACTCGATCAAAACGGATATAGTGTTTCGGTTATTTCACCACTTCCAAATTATCCTAAGGGAGAACTTTTTCCAGAATATAAAGGCAAATTTTCGGTAACTGAAAAAATTGAAAATATCACTTTAAAACGTCTTTGGATTTATCCGAGTAACAGTTCTAATATTTTTAAAAGAATTGTTTCGACGCTTTCTTTTTCGACTACTTTATTCTTTTATTTATTGTTTGCAAAAACACCTCAAAAAGTTATTGTACAATCGCCTCCTTTATTATTGTCTTTTACTGCTGTTTTCGCTCTTTGGATTAGAAGAAAAAAAATAATTCTAAATGTTTCTGATCTTTGGCCAACAGCAGCTATTGAACTTGGCGTTTTAAAGAAAAACAGTATTTCGCATAAATTTCTACGTTTTATCGAGCGTTTTATCTACAAAAAGGCAAATCATATTTTTGGTCAGTCTAATGAAATTATTAATCATATTCATTCGATATTTCCAGAGAAGAAATGCTTTTTATATCGTAATTATCCTGATCATTTTATTGACAATGTACTACAAGAAAAACACAATTCAAATGAACCTATTAAATTGTTTTATGCTGGTTTATTGGGAGTTGCGCAAGGTGTTTTTGAACTTATTCAAGAATTGGATTTGAAAAATCTAAATCTTGAATTGCATATTTTTGGTGATGGTGCCGAAAGAACAGAAATTTTAAATTATCTAAATCACAACCCAAATGCAAAAATTATTTTTCATGGAATGTTAGAGCGAAATGTATTGCATGAAACTCTGCAAAATTTAGATATTGCGTTGGTTCCTCTTAAAACAAGAATTTACGGCTCTGTTCCTTCCAAAATATTTGAATATACAGCTTTAGGATTTCCAGTTCTATATTTTGGCGGCGGTGAAGGCGAAAATATTGTGGAAGAAAATAATTTGGGATGGGTTGTTCCTGTTGAAGATTTTAAAGGTTTAAACAACGCTTTAAAACAAATTTCGGAAGTGGGAAAAGAAGAAATTCAAAATATGAAAAAGAACATTTTTCTTCATGCGAAATCTCATTTCAGTCTTGATGAACAAATGAAACAATTAATTGAAAATGATGCTTTTTAG
- a CDS encoding UDP-glucuronic acid decarboxylase family protein, with protein sequence MKRILITGAAGFLGSHLCDRFIKEGYFVIGMDNLITGDLKNIEHLFKLENFEFYHHDITKFVHIPGDLDYILHFASPASPIDYLKIPIQTLKVGSLGTHNLLGLARVKKARILIASTSEVYGDPLVHPQTEEYYGNVNTIGPRGVYDEAKRFQESITMAYHTFHGVETRIVRIFNTYGPRMRLNDGRVIPAFIGQALRGEDLTIFGDGMQTRSFCYVDDQVEGIYRLLHSDYVYPVNIGNPDEITIKDFAEEIIKLTGTNQKVVYHPLPINDPLQRQPDTTKAKELLGWEAKVSRAEGMKITYEYFKSLSPEELAKEEHKDFSSYIK encoded by the coding sequence ATGAAAAGAATACTTATTACAGGTGCGGCAGGTTTTTTAGGATCGCATTTATGTGACAGATTTATCAAAGAAGGATACTTTGTTATTGGGATGGATAATCTGATTACTGGAGATCTTAAAAATATCGAACATTTATTCAAATTAGAAAACTTCGAGTTCTATCATCACGATATTACTAAATTTGTTCATATTCCAGGTGATCTAGATTATATATTGCATTTTGCGTCGCCAGCAAGTCCAATAGACTATTTAAAAATTCCGATTCAGACTTTAAAAGTGGGATCTTTAGGAACACACAATTTATTAGGATTAGCAAGAGTAAAAAAGGCCAGAATTTTGATTGCATCAACATCTGAAGTTTATGGAGATCCATTAGTTCATCCACAAACAGAAGAATACTACGGAAACGTAAACACAATTGGTCCAAGAGGAGTTTATGACGAAGCAAAACGCTTTCAAGAATCCATTACAATGGCGTACCATACTTTTCATGGAGTAGAAACCAGAATCGTTCGTATTTTCAATACCTATGGACCAAGAATGCGATTAAACGACGGACGTGTAATTCCAGCTTTCATTGGGCAGGCTTTACGTGGCGAAGATTTAACGATTTTTGGAGACGGAATGCAAACACGTTCTTTCTGTTATGTAGACGATCAAGTTGAAGGTATTTACAGATTACTACATTCGGATTATGTATATCCAGTAAATATTGGAAATCCTGATGAAATCACAATCAAAGATTTTGCTGAAGAAATCATAAAACTCACAGGAACAAACCAGAAAGTGGTGTATCATCCATTGCCAATAAACGACCCATTGCAGCGTCAGCCAGATACAACAAAAGCAAAGGAATTGTTAGGCTGGGAAGCAAAAGTAAGTCGTGCGGAAGGAATGAAAATTACGTATGAATATTTCAAATCATTATCTCCAGAAGAACTTGCAAAAGAAGAACACAAAGATTTTTCTAGTTATATCAAATAA
- a CDS encoding O-antigen ligase family protein, with protein sequence MKKVFSKIDELWNNKTLVVYLITAMLVALPLKHSIGSLTCIVFLLVSFFKSKKVNFSFPKVLVLPMLLYVLMFMSLIWTIDSKQTIKGLQKEILFLLIPLAFCGLPKINRNDVNKVCKWFSFAMVGFAVFYFLRAIVRFINSGNKDVFFYHELVTLELNAIYMSVFASLAMFFFLVKGKSIADKIAFLILVVFIFLLSSKNIIIVDLIMIIMYYSFFSAVSRKTKRKILLSVIILSISSVLFIKPVRDRFMIEFETIFVDGSLNKTTKENQGPIYNISLKQAWTQDRFQQNDFFPGAAFRLFQIRIFKEMLEEENIFFTGFGLDASQNKIKEKVKEHNLYPNYGEFNFHNEYIQIFSELGIFGFLIVVSMLFITIRKGILNKDFIHIAFSVTMIVLFLTESFLSRQRGIIFFIIFYSMLSIMSSSKETETEKSLNKNKF encoded by the coding sequence TTGAAAAAAGTCTTTAGTAAAATAGATGAATTATGGAACAATAAAACTTTGGTGGTTTATCTCATAACCGCAATGTTAGTTGCTCTTCCATTAAAACATAGTATTGGAAGTCTAACCTGTATTGTTTTTTTACTTGTTTCTTTTTTCAAATCAAAAAAAGTAAATTTCTCATTTCCTAAAGTTTTAGTACTCCCAATGCTTTTGTATGTTTTGATGTTTATGTCGCTTATTTGGACAATAGACAGCAAGCAGACAATTAAAGGATTACAAAAAGAAATATTGTTTTTATTAATTCCGCTGGCTTTTTGCGGATTACCCAAAATAAATCGAAATGATGTAAATAAGGTTTGCAAATGGTTCAGTTTTGCAATGGTAGGTTTTGCAGTTTTCTATTTTTTAAGAGCAATTGTAAGATTCATAAATTCTGGAAACAAAGATGTTTTCTTCTATCATGAATTAGTTACTTTAGAACTTAATGCCATTTATATGTCTGTTTTTGCCTCTTTGGCCATGTTTTTTTTCTTGGTAAAAGGTAAATCAATCGCAGATAAAATAGCATTTTTGATTCTCGTTGTTTTTATATTTTTATTATCATCCAAGAATATCATTATAGTCGATTTAATAATGATAATAATGTATTATTCATTTTTCTCTGCAGTTTCTAGAAAAACAAAACGAAAAATACTCTTGTCAGTAATTATTTTATCTATAAGCTCAGTACTTTTTATTAAGCCGGTTAGAGACCGATTTATGATTGAGTTTGAAACCATATTTGTGGATGGTTCTTTAAATAAAACGACAAAAGAAAATCAAGGACCAATTTATAATATTAGCTTAAAACAAGCTTGGACCCAAGATCGATTTCAACAAAATGACTTTTTCCCGGGAGCAGCGTTTCGACTTTTTCAAATTAGGATCTTTAAAGAAATGCTTGAGGAAGAAAATATTTTTTTTACAGGATTTGGATTAGATGCTTCACAGAATAAAATAAAAGAAAAAGTAAAAGAACATAATTTATATCCAAATTATGGAGAATTTAATTTTCATAACGAATATATTCAAATATTCTCAGAATTAGGAATATTTGGTTTCTTGATAGTAGTGAGTATGTTATTTATTACGATTAGAAAGGGAATTTTAAATAAAGATTTTATCCATATTGCTTTTTCCGTAACAATGATAGTCTTATTTTTGACCGAATCATTTTTGAGCAGACAAAGAGGAATAATCTTTTTTATAATTTTTTATTCAATGTTGAGTATAATGAGTAGTTCTAAAGAAACAGAAACTGAAAAATCTCTCAATAAAAATAAATTTTAA
- a CDS encoding DUF1972 domain-containing protein → MKIAILGTRGIPNNYGGFEQFAEIFAVYLAQQKHHVYVYNSHNHVFQEKHYKGVNIIHQYDPENKISSAGQFIYDLNCILDSRKRNFDIILQLGYTSSSIWSFLLPKKSIIITNMDGLEWKRSKYSKITQRFLKFAEKKAIKNSDYLVADSLGIKQYLEDKYHIEATYIAYGAELFFEPKEDLLSQYNVKKNNYNLLIARFEPENNIEVILDGIADSQDDKIILVVGNNDNGYGNYLKKKFYNHQNIRFTGGIYNKEHLDNLRYFSNLYFHGHSVGGTNPSLLEAMAAKSLIVAHNNQFNRAILQEKAFYFSNAADIKHLIKTIKREEQQEIIQHNFDEILQEFNWNKINESYLRLFEKSL, encoded by the coding sequence ATGAAAATAGCCATTCTTGGTACTAGAGGAATCCCAAATAATTATGGAGGATTTGAGCAGTTTGCTGAAATTTTTGCTGTTTATTTGGCACAACAAAAACATCATGTTTATGTCTATAATTCACATAACCATGTTTTTCAGGAGAAACATTATAAGGGAGTAAATATTATTCATCAATACGACCCTGAAAATAAAATAAGTTCTGCTGGACAATTTATTTATGATTTGAATTGTATTCTGGATTCCAGAAAAAGAAATTTTGATATCATTTTACAACTAGGCTATACTAGTAGTTCTATTTGGTCTTTTCTACTTCCTAAAAAATCAATTATCATAACCAATATGGATGGATTAGAATGGAAGAGAAGCAAATATTCTAAAATAACCCAAAGATTTTTAAAATTTGCCGAAAAAAAGGCTATAAAAAACAGTGATTATCTAGTAGCAGATTCGTTGGGAATTAAACAGTATTTAGAAGATAAATACCATATTGAAGCAACTTATATTGCATATGGAGCAGAGTTGTTTTTTGAGCCGAAAGAAGATTTGCTTTCACAATATAATGTCAAAAAAAACAATTATAACTTGCTGATAGCGCGTTTTGAACCCGAAAATAATATCGAAGTAATTCTAGATGGAATTGCCGATAGTCAAGATGATAAAATAATATTGGTTGTTGGAAATAACGATAATGGTTATGGAAACTATCTCAAAAAGAAGTTTTATAATCATCAAAATATACGCTTTACGGGAGGAATTTACAACAAAGAACATTTAGATAATCTGAGATATTTCTCTAATCTTTATTTTCATGGACATTCTGTAGGAGGAACAAATCCATCTTTGCTTGAAGCAATGGCCGCAAAATCATTAATTGTAGCTCATAACAACCAATTTAATCGCGCTATTTTACAAGAAAAAGCATTTTACTTTTCGAATGCGGCAGATATTAAACATCTAATAAAAACGATAAAGAGAGAAGAGCAGCAAGAGATTATACAGCATAACTTCGATGAAATACTTCAAGAATTTAATTGGAACAAAATAAATGAATCATACCTTAGATTATTTGAAAAAAGTCTTTAG
- a CDS encoding 2OG-Fe(II) oxygenase codes for MINFEYLENHLDDLRLKYLTASPFPHLIIDGFCEEEKLLNAHKSIPELNNKSRDYSFANNKFEKSNYKELGPELRELYEDLSSERFNKIISYITSKSIFVDPKNHGGGLHQGKKNSFLDMHLDFNYHPINKDWYRELNLLLYLNKDWKPEYKGGLKIRDLRTEEEAELDVPFNRLIIQQCAPYTLHGYDMTNFPEGSFRTSIATYAYQIHKRQIEKPRTTDWFPKEDASFLKKQFAKNYNFLVQTKNKLFGSNTAKNQ; via the coding sequence ATGATTAATTTTGAATATCTGGAAAACCATTTAGATGATTTACGTTTAAAATATTTAACTGCTAGTCCATTTCCGCATTTAATTATTGATGGCTTTTGTGAAGAAGAAAAGTTGCTGAACGCCCATAAAAGTATTCCTGAACTCAACAATAAAAGCCGCGATTATTCTTTTGCTAACAATAAATTTGAAAAATCAAATTATAAGGAATTAGGCCCTGAATTACGCGAGTTATATGAAGATCTTTCGTCTGAAAGATTCAATAAAATCATATCTTATATCACTTCAAAATCAATTTTTGTTGACCCAAAAAATCACGGTGGAGGATTGCATCAGGGCAAAAAAAATAGTTTTTTGGATATGCACTTAGACTTTAATTATCATCCGATTAACAAAGATTGGTACCGAGAATTAAATTTACTTTTGTATTTAAATAAAGATTGGAAACCAGAATATAAAGGCGGTTTAAAAATACGTGATTTAAGAACAGAAGAAGAAGCTGAACTAGATGTTCCTTTTAATCGCTTAATTATTCAACAATGTGCTCCTTATACGCTTCACGGCTATGATATGACTAATTTTCCTGAGGGAAGTTTTAGAACATCTATTGCCACATACGCTTATCAAATTCATAAAAGACAAATTGAAAAACCACGAACAACCGATTGGTTTCCAAAAGAAGATGCTTCGTTTTTAAAAAAGCAATTTGCTAAAAATTATAATTTTTTAGTGCAAACGAAAAATAAATTGTTTGGAAGCAATACTGCGAAAAATCAATAA
- a CDS encoding glycosyltransferase family 4 protein, which produces MNIKNSTSIFVDCHVFDTGFQGTRTYIQGLYSELITKKDLHFFLVSSNPDHLKTVFGNHSNVTYLKYKYQNKFLRLLVDVPQIIKKNKIDFAHFQYIVSPFKRCKYIVTTHDILFVDFPQYFSFFSRILNTFLYKQSAKSSEIRLTVSKYSKQKIQQHFGLSNYEITPNAIDDVFFEDYNKDLIKNEVAQKFSLKNYIIYVSRWEPRKNHHMVLKAFSDLELYKEYELLFIGNDTIGNPQYDKIFVTLDSEIKEKIVTLKNTDFPTMLLLLRGAEASVYPSFAEGFGIPPLESVASKIPTICSNKTAMSDFSFFNDFYFDPNNQAEFNIKLQKILKENVNSDFEAISQEIKEKYSWKKSAATLYNLIKQDQ; this is translated from the coding sequence ATGAATATTAAAAACTCAACCAGTATTTTTGTTGACTGTCATGTTTTTGATACTGGCTTTCAAGGAACAAGAACATATATACAAGGCTTATATTCTGAGTTGATTACAAAAAAAGATCTTCATTTTTTTTTAGTTTCTTCTAATCCAGATCATTTGAAAACGGTCTTTGGCAATCATTCAAATGTTACCTATTTAAAATATAAATATCAAAACAAATTTCTAAGATTACTTGTTGATGTACCGCAGATCATTAAAAAAAATAAAATTGATTTTGCTCATTTTCAATATATTGTTTCGCCATTTAAAAGATGTAAATACATTGTTACAACACACGATATCTTGTTTGTTGATTTTCCTCAATATTTTTCTTTTTTCAGCAGAATACTAAATACGTTTTTGTATAAACAAAGTGCTAAATCGTCCGAAATAAGATTAACAGTTTCAAAATACTCGAAACAAAAAATCCAGCAGCATTTTGGATTATCAAATTATGAAATTACCCCAAATGCAATTGATGATGTATTTTTTGAAGATTATAACAAAGACCTAATTAAGAATGAAGTAGCTCAAAAATTTTCATTAAAAAATTATATTATTTATGTAAGCCGATGGGAGCCAAGAAAAAATCATCATATGGTTTTAAAAGCTTTTTCAGATCTGGAATTATACAAAGAATATGAGCTTCTATTTATAGGAAATGATACGATAGGAAATCCTCAATACGATAAAATTTTTGTTACACTAGATTCTGAAATAAAAGAGAAAATAGTTACCTTAAAAAACACTGATTTTCCAACCATGTTATTATTATTGCGAGGAGCAGAGGCATCTGTTTATCCTTCTTTTGCTGAAGGTTTTGGAATTCCTCCATTAGAATCAGTAGCATCAAAAATTCCTACAATTTGCTCAAATAAAACAGCAATGTCTGATTTTAGTTTTTTCAATGATTTTTATTTTGATCCAAATAACCAAGCTGAATTTAATATAAAACTCCAAAAAATTTTAAAAGAAAACGTAAACTCAGATTTTGAAGCTATATCGCAAGAGATTAAAGAAAAGTACAGCTGGAAAAAATCAGCAGCCACTTTATATAATCTTATAAAACAAGATCAATAA
- a CDS encoding oligosaccharide flippase family protein, which produces MFKTNYQNIIQNNRIRNFVIYGIGQIVNLVSPLLVMPYLVMICEKEGLGKIGVGFSFALVLNVLIDYGSYINGTKEISINRNNPEIIKKKIVSIYVMKLFLLVILIFTAFLVISFIPFFNKEQAVFIFSFLYVIGQLINPTWIFQGLENYKWISFINIISKAIYVAGIFIFIHKKDDYIYANAYLGLGLIISSLIGLISLIKKYNLRFYHNVNQDALRLLKEEFSLTFSQLFLSFYQYLPIMIISYVGGNGMAGQYRIIEQIVMTFRSYLQMFFNFIYADVCLQIHMSLKNGISNWLKYNGFNYLFVLFLVIIAFVLTEPILLYFNIPSNELESMTFFFRLGLIIPVFMAISFALKQLLFALDKNKVYINITIGSSIFSLLVFFLLVKNIGLQGAFLATISIELMVIVLYGIVLKPIIRLSKE; this is translated from the coding sequence TTGTTTAAAACAAATTACCAAAATATAATACAGAATAACCGAATTAGAAATTTTGTTATTTATGGAATTGGTCAGATTGTTAATCTGGTAAGTCCACTTTTGGTGATGCCGTATTTAGTAATGATTTGTGAAAAAGAAGGTTTAGGAAAAATTGGAGTTGGATTTTCGTTTGCTTTAGTATTAAATGTTTTAATTGATTACGGTTCTTATATCAACGGAACCAAAGAAATATCAATTAACAGAAATAACCCTGAAATAATAAAAAAGAAAATAGTTTCAATTTATGTAATGAAATTGTTTTTGCTTGTAATTTTAATATTTACCGCTTTTTTGGTTATTTCTTTTATACCGTTTTTTAATAAAGAACAAGCGGTTTTTATTTTTAGCTTTTTATATGTAATTGGCCAATTAATAAACCCAACCTGGATTTTTCAAGGATTGGAAAATTACAAATGGATTTCTTTTATCAATATTATTTCTAAAGCAATTTATGTGGCCGGCATTTTTATTTTTATCCATAAAAAGGATGATTATATTTATGCCAATGCTTATTTGGGATTGGGATTAATAATTTCGAGTTTAATTGGATTAATCAGTCTGATAAAAAAATACAATTTACGATTCTATCACAATGTTAATCAGGATGCTTTACGATTGTTGAAAGAAGAATTTTCGCTGACTTTTTCTCAATTGTTTCTTTCCTTTTATCAATATCTGCCCATAATGATAATTAGTTATGTAGGAGGAAATGGCATGGCAGGACAATATAGAATTATAGAACAAATTGTAATGACTTTTAGATCTTATTTGCAAATGTTCTTCAACTTTATATATGCCGATGTTTGTTTGCAGATACACATGAGTTTAAAAAACGGAATTTCAAACTGGTTGAAATATAATGGGTTTAATTACCTATTTGTTTTATTTTTAGTAATTATTGCATTTGTGTTAACAGAGCCAATTTTGTTATATTTTAATATTCCTTCAAATGAATTAGAATCTATGACATTCTTTTTCAGATTGGGTTTGATTATACCAGTATTCATGGCAATTTCCTTTGCTTTAAAACAATTACTTTTTGCATTAGACAAGAATAAAGTATATATAAATATTACGATTGGTTCCTCTATTTTTAGTTTGCTTGTGTTTTTTTTATTAGTGAAAAATATTGGATTACAAGGCGCTTTTTTAGCTACAATTAGTATCGAACTAATGGTGATCGTTTTATATGGTATAGTTTTAAAACCAATAATTAGATTAAGCAAGGAATAA
- a CDS encoding toprim domain-containing protein produces the protein MSTKVPQNTEDQEIDIFQISKSIGNFFDRMNTKIFRAIQFFIRNWIILAVLVVLGFVLGMFLDHTQKRYKHEIIVTPNFESTDYLYSKIDLIDSKIDESDTLFLKNVVGIKYPESLKSIEIKPITDIYKLIENKPENFELIKLMADNGDIKKIIEDNLTSKNYRYHRILIMTDGLVDNKKITDPLLNFLNKSDFYKKIQQAQLINVKAKMAQNEATISQIDGVLKEFSTNNNSQKSDKLVYYNENSQLNDVIKTKGDLIGEQGGHRLELIGYDKIIKDISTTLNIEKQGILYGNKKLLLPFLFVFMYILLQFFKAFYRKQKLLIVEKNV, from the coding sequence ATGAGTACAAAAGTACCGCAGAATACAGAAGATCAAGAAATTGATATTTTTCAGATTTCGAAAAGTATAGGTAATTTTTTCGACCGAATGAATACCAAGATTTTCCGTGCAATTCAGTTTTTTATTCGCAATTGGATTATTCTTGCAGTTTTAGTTGTTTTAGGTTTTGTTTTGGGAATGTTTCTGGATCATACTCAAAAAAGATATAAACATGAAATTATTGTAACACCTAATTTTGAGAGCACAGATTATTTATATTCTAAAATTGATTTAATTGATTCAAAAATTGATGAATCTGATACGCTTTTTTTAAAAAACGTTGTTGGAATTAAATATCCCGAAAGCCTTAAATCTATTGAGATAAAACCTATTACCGACATCTATAAATTGATTGAAAATAAACCGGAGAATTTTGAACTAATAAAATTGATGGCAGATAACGGAGATATCAAAAAAATTATTGAAGATAATCTAACAAGTAAAAATTATCGATATCACCGAATTTTAATTATGACAGATGGCTTAGTTGATAATAAAAAAATAACAGATCCGCTTTTGAATTTTTTAAATAAATCAGACTTTTATAAAAAAATTCAGCAAGCGCAATTGATTAATGTTAAAGCAAAAATGGCGCAAAATGAGGCAACTATTTCTCAGATTGATGGTGTATTAAAAGAATTTTCTACCAACAACAATTCTCAAAAAAGTGACAAATTAGTTTATTATAATGAGAATAGCCAGCTTAATGATGTTATTAAAACAAAAGGCGATTTAATAGGTGAACAAGGAGGTCATAGACTTGAATTAATAGGGTATGACAAAATTATAAAAGATATTAGTACAACATTAAATATTGAAAAACAAGGAATCCTGTACGGGAACAAGAAATTGCTTCTTCCTTTTTTATTTGTTTTTATGTACATTTTATTACAATTTTTTAAAGCTTTTTATAGAAAACAGAAGTTATTAATTGTCGAGAAAAATGTCTAA